The genomic region CTGCCGCGAGCGTCGTCACGCGCCCGTCCTTCGCCGCTTCCCGTTCCGCGCGGGCCAGCGCTTCCCGGTCGGCCTGCCGGTCTTTCTTCCGCTGATCATCGCGCAGTTTTTCGCCCTTCATGCGCCCTTCCATAATCGCATCGGCGATCACCGAGCAATACAGATTGATTGCGCGCAGGGCGTCGTCGTTACCGGGGATGGGCAAGTCCACCTCGTCCGGATCGCAATTGGTGTCGACGACGCCGATGCAGGGAATGCCCAGGCGCCGCGCTTCGGCGACCGCGATGTCCTCTTTCTTCGTGTCGATGACGAAGAGGATGTTCGGCCGGTGCGGCATTTCCTTGATGCCGCACAGGTTCTTCTCGAGTTTCTCGCGTTCCTTGCGCATTCCGGCCGCTTCTTTTTTGGTATACTGGTTGATCTTGCCTTGGGTGTCGAGCTCTTCGAGCCGCGCCAGCTTCGCGATGCTTGACCGGATCGTCTGCCAGTTGGTCATCGTGCCGCCGAGCCAGCGATTGTTCACGTAATACATGCCGCAGCGCGTCGCTTCACGCTTGACCACCTCCTGCGCCTGCCGTTTCGTGCCCACGAACAGGACAACGCCGCCTTGGGCTACGGTGTCGCGCACCAGCGTGTACGCGCGCACCAACTGTCGCATGGTTTTCTGCAGATCGATGATGTAGATGCCGTTGCGTTCGCCGAAGATGAAACGGCCCATCTTCGGGTGCCAGCGGCGGGTTTGGTGGCCGAAATGAATACCGGCCTCAAGGAGTTGTCGCATGGAAACGACAGCCATAGTACACCTCCATTCGGGTTGATCCTCGGGGTCTTGGGCTGGTCCGCATACGGCGGACACCCGAACCTGCCTTGGTGCGTAGACCCCTGTGAAATAAGGAAAATCGCGTGAGTTTAACACGCAGACGGCCAGACATGCAAATGAAATCCGGCGCGAGTTGGCCACCCTGATCGACCTGCGATTCCCGGGCGAGGCCAGAAGCTTGAGGGAAACGGTGTGCATTTGTTATGATGGTGTGCTTATTGCGGCGTTCCAAGGGTTCCCGCAATCAACCAAATAAGCATAAGAAGGAGGTGAGTTTTCTTGAGTCTCAGGACATATGAAGCGCTGTACATTGTCACGCCCGAGGCGGAGGACGATGTCGTCCAGACGGTGAGTAAGGCCGTAGAGAAGATTG from Candidatus Hydrogenedentota bacterium harbors:
- the rpsB gene encoding 30S ribosomal protein S2; its protein translation is MAVVSMRQLLEAGIHFGHQTRRWHPKMGRFIFGERNGIYIIDLQKTMRQLVRAYTLVRDTVAQGGVVLFVGTKRQAQEVVKREATRCGMYYVNNRWLGGTMTNWQTIRSSIAKLARLEELDTQGKINQYTKKEAAGMRKEREKLEKNLCGIKEMPHRPNILFVIDTKKEDIAVAEARRLGIPCIGVVDTNCDPDEVDLPIPGNDDALRAINLYCSVIADAIMEGRMKGEKLRDDQRKKDRQADREALARAEREAAKDGRVTTLAAASVMDEGAVDASAEAPAEEKAPRLIETLAEEYEE